The following are encoded together in the Streptomyces rapamycinicus NRRL 5491 genome:
- a CDS encoding GlxA family transcriptional regulator codes for MNHQRPARGPLTVTVFVFPGVRLLDVTGPIEVFASANGFGGRYRVRTASGDGAEVITSAGTRLGADLRVDDVREPSDVLVIPGGPEWETLIKDEALLDVVRRLHEKARCTASVCTGAFLLAAAGLLDGRRATTHWRHSRQLASRFPSVWVKPDAIFVRDGRMMTSAAVSAGIDLSLALVEDHYGAEVARAVAKDMVVFMQRPGSQSQFSVRSQVPHSRRETLRRVLDEVAENPGTNHTLSAMARKAGVSVRHMTRLFDEEVGTTPARYVEQVRLEAAQVLLETGDDAMAVVARRTGFGSPESMRRAFVRHLGVTPGAYRTSFRTTGVGAEHSAPEAVSP; via the coding sequence ATGAACCACCAGCGCCCAGCGAGGGGCCCGCTCACCGTGACGGTGTTCGTCTTCCCGGGGGTGCGGCTGCTCGATGTGACCGGCCCCATCGAGGTGTTCGCCTCGGCGAACGGGTTCGGCGGGCGCTATCGGGTGCGGACCGCGTCCGGGGACGGGGCGGAAGTGATCACCTCCGCCGGGACCCGCCTCGGCGCCGACCTGCGGGTCGATGATGTGCGTGAGCCGAGCGACGTCCTGGTGATCCCGGGCGGTCCGGAATGGGAAACGCTGATCAAGGACGAGGCGCTCCTGGACGTCGTCCGGCGACTGCATGAGAAGGCCCGCTGTACGGCGTCGGTGTGCACGGGGGCGTTTCTGCTGGCGGCGGCCGGACTGCTGGACGGGCGTCGCGCCACGACGCACTGGCGGCACTCACGGCAACTGGCCTCCCGTTTTCCGTCCGTGTGGGTCAAACCGGACGCCATCTTCGTGCGGGACGGGCGAATGATGACCTCGGCCGCTGTCAGCGCGGGCATCGACCTCTCCCTGGCGCTGGTCGAAGATCATTACGGTGCGGAGGTCGCCCGGGCGGTCGCCAAGGACATGGTCGTCTTCATGCAACGGCCCGGGAGCCAGTCCCAGTTCAGCGTCCGCTCCCAGGTCCCGCACTCCCGTCGGGAGACGCTCCGCCGGGTGCTGGACGAGGTCGCGGAGAACCCCGGGACCAACCACACGCTGTCGGCCATGGCACGCAAGGCGGGCGTCAGCGTCCGTCACATGACCCGGCTCTTCGACGAAGAGGTGGGAACCACCCCGGCCCGGTATGTGGAGCAGGTCCGGTTGGAGGCCGCCCAGGTGCTGCTGGAGACGGGCGATGACGCCATGGCGGTGGTGGCGCGGCGTACCGGGTTCGGCTCGCCCGAGTCGATGCGCAGGGCATTCGTACGGCACCTGGGTGTGACGCCTGGTGCGTACCGGACCAGTTTCCGCACGACCGGCGTGGGCGCGGAGCATTCGGCGCCCGAAGCCGTCTCGCCGTAG
- a CDS encoding sensor histidine kinase, producing the protein MRIPHPRSLAGQLFAMQVVLVAALVAGCAVFAYVTDREQAVVAARQRATAAAVAVADSPSVAEAARSKDPTARLQPYAEKVRRDTGVTFVTIMDTHGVRWAHPDPRQIGATYLGHIKPALRGRIFDETYTGTLGSSVRVVAPVRDDRAGGRITALVSAGITVDTISAQVRQQLLALLGVAAAALAVGGLCAYVINARLRRHTHGMNAAELSRMHDYHQAALHAVREGLLMLDGQRRIALINDGGRELLGLPEDSVGRYVSGLGLPPALTGALLAAEPRVDELHLTAERVVVVNTSPVSSGEQRGTVVTLRDHTELQALSGELDSVRGFAEALRSQAHEAANRLHAVVSLIELGREDEAVDFATAELELAQALTDQVVAAVAEPVLAALLLGKAAQASERGVELVLAPDSRIDDGVLPPGLPARDLVTILGNLIDNATDAAAEGVGNESAPRSARVTVTARTDAGELTLRVSDTGAGLDPAAAEEVFRRGWSTKSPGRGIGLALVQQAARRNAGTVEITTSPDGGAEFTARLPLTTPAVTP; encoded by the coding sequence ATGCGCATCCCCCACCCCCGGAGCCTGGCGGGCCAGCTGTTCGCGATGCAGGTCGTCCTGGTCGCCGCCCTGGTGGCCGGGTGCGCCGTCTTCGCCTACGTCACCGACCGCGAGCAGGCGGTGGTGGCCGCGCGGCAGCGGGCGACCGCCGCCGCGGTGGCCGTCGCCGACTCCCCGTCGGTCGCCGAGGCCGCGCGGTCCAAGGACCCCACGGCCCGGCTCCAGCCGTACGCGGAGAAGGTGCGCCGGGACACCGGCGTCACCTTCGTCACGATCATGGATACCCACGGGGTGCGCTGGGCGCACCCCGATCCGCGCCAGATCGGCGCCACCTATCTCGGCCACATCAAGCCCGCGCTGCGCGGGCGGATCTTCGACGAGACGTACACCGGCACGCTCGGCTCCTCCGTGCGCGTGGTCGCCCCGGTGCGCGACGACCGCGCCGGCGGCCGGATCACCGCGCTGGTCAGCGCGGGGATAACCGTGGACACCATCAGCGCCCAGGTGCGCCAGCAGCTGCTCGCGCTGCTCGGCGTGGCGGCCGCCGCGCTCGCGGTGGGCGGCCTGTGCGCGTATGTGATCAACGCCCGGCTGCGCCGCCATACGCACGGGATGAACGCGGCCGAGCTGAGCCGGATGCACGACTACCACCAGGCCGCGCTGCACGCCGTGCGCGAGGGCCTGCTGATGCTCGACGGCCAGCGGCGGATCGCGCTGATCAACGACGGCGGGCGGGAGCTGCTCGGCCTGCCCGAGGACTCCGTCGGCCGCTACGTCTCCGGCCTGGGCCTGCCGCCCGCGCTGACCGGCGCCCTGCTGGCCGCCGAGCCGCGCGTGGACGAGCTGCATCTGACCGCGGAGCGGGTCGTGGTCGTCAACACCTCCCCGGTGAGCAGCGGTGAGCAGCGCGGCACGGTCGTCACACTGCGCGACCACACCGAGCTCCAGGCGCTCTCCGGCGAGCTGGACTCGGTGCGCGGCTTCGCGGAGGCGCTGCGCTCCCAGGCCCATGAGGCCGCGAATCGGCTGCATGCCGTCGTCTCGCTGATCGAACTGGGCCGGGAGGACGAGGCGGTCGACTTCGCCACCGCCGAGCTGGAGCTGGCCCAGGCGCTGACCGACCAGGTGGTGGCGGCCGTCGCCGAGCCCGTCCTGGCCGCCCTGCTGCTGGGCAAGGCGGCCCAGGCCAGTGAGCGCGGCGTCGAGCTCGTCCTGGCCCCCGACAGCCGCATCGACGACGGCGTCCTCCCGCCCGGCCTGCCCGCCCGCGACCTGGTGACCATCCTCGGCAACCTCATCGACAACGCCACGGACGCGGCCGCCGAGGGCGTCGGCAACGAGTCGGCACCGCGCAGCGCCCGCGTCACCGTCACCGCCCGCACGGACGCCGGCGAGCTGACCCTGCGCGTGTCGGACACCGGCGCCGGGCTCGACCCGGCGGCGGCCGAGGAGGTCTTCCGCCGCGGCTGGAGCACGAAATCCCCGGGCCGCGGCATCGGCCTGGCCCTGGTCCAGCAGGCCGCCCGCCGCAACGCGGGCACGGTCGAGATCACGACCTCCCCCGACGGCGGCGCCGAATTCACCGCCCGCCTCCCCCTGACGACCCCGGCCGTCACACCTTGA
- a CDS encoding TDT family transporter, whose product MNRSPCAGPLAPTTPSERRPLLGPGWFAAVMGTGIVANAAVTLPRSSHMLRTAATVIWLGAALLLALLAVGYLRQRALRSHAGDPVTAQFFGAPPMALLTVGSGALLLGRPLIGTETALGVAWALWSLGTALGLVTACTVPYLMVTRHRFTPDAAFGGWLMPVVPPMVSAATGALLVPHAPAGQSRLALLLGCYAMLGLGLVAALLVLAMIYGRLVHHEAPTGAVVPTVWIGVGALGQAVTALGALASVAPSALPAPYARGTEVFALLGGVVVWGFAMLWAALATGLTVRTIRAGLPFAPTWWSFIFPAGACVTATGALAARTGSEMFGWLAVAFYGLLVTAWVVVTGHSLRHAARHLLLDPAGDMS is encoded by the coding sequence ATGAATCGTTCCCCGTGCGCGGGCCCTTTGGCGCCTACGACACCCAGCGAGAGGCGTCCGCTCCTCGGCCCCGGTTGGTTCGCGGCCGTGATGGGCACCGGCATCGTCGCCAATGCGGCGGTCACCCTGCCGCGGAGCTCGCACATGCTGCGGACCGCCGCCACGGTGATCTGGCTGGGCGCCGCGCTCCTGCTGGCCCTGCTGGCCGTCGGCTACCTACGGCAGCGGGCGCTGCGCTCGCACGCCGGTGATCCGGTGACCGCCCAGTTCTTCGGCGCGCCGCCGATGGCGCTGCTCACGGTGGGTTCCGGGGCGCTGCTGCTCGGCCGCCCGCTGATCGGGACGGAGACGGCGCTGGGCGTGGCCTGGGCGCTGTGGTCGCTCGGTACCGCGCTCGGTCTGGTCACGGCCTGCACGGTGCCCTATCTGATGGTCACCCGGCATCGCTTCACACCGGACGCGGCGTTCGGGGGCTGGCTGATGCCGGTGGTGCCGCCGATGGTCTCGGCCGCGACGGGCGCGCTGCTCGTGCCTCACGCCCCGGCGGGGCAGTCGCGGCTCGCCCTGCTGCTGGGCTGCTACGCGATGCTCGGGCTCGGCCTGGTCGCGGCGCTGCTGGTGCTGGCCATGATTTACGGCCGTCTGGTGCACCATGAGGCCCCCACCGGAGCGGTGGTGCCCACGGTGTGGATCGGGGTGGGGGCGTTGGGCCAGGCGGTGACGGCCCTCGGCGCGCTGGCCTCGGTGGCACCGAGCGCGCTGCCCGCGCCCTACGCTCGGGGCACCGAGGTGTTCGCGCTGCTGGGCGGGGTCGTGGTGTGGGGCTTCGCCATGCTGTGGGCGGCGCTGGCCACGGGACTGACCGTACGGACGATCCGGGCCGGGCTGCCGTTCGCACCCACGTGGTGGTCCTTCATCTTCCCGGCCGGCGCCTGTGTGACGGCCACCGGCGCCCTCGCGGCACGGACCGGTTCGGAGATGTTCGGCTGGCTCGCCGTGGCGTTCTACGGGCTGCTCGTCACCGCCTGGGTGGTGGTGACCGGCCACTCCTTGCGCCATGCCGCCCGGCACCTCCTGCTCGACCCGGCAGGCGACATGTCCTGA
- a CDS encoding response regulator — protein MSPPQAKPGDPAPIRVLVVEDDPVAADAHRMYVERVPGFAVVGTARSGGDAQRLLERTPADLLLLDLYLPDGHGLQLVRALRAAGNGADVIAVTSARDLAVVRDGVSLGVVQYVLKPFTFSTLRDRLLRYAEFRATAGEASGQDEVDRALAALRSPQPAAMPKGLTQATLHAVTEALRGAAEEGVSAAATAETVGISRITARRYLEHLVEAGRAARAPHYGQIGRPELLYRWLSEH, from the coding sequence ATGAGCCCGCCGCAGGCGAAACCGGGGGATCCGGCGCCGATCCGGGTTCTCGTCGTCGAAGACGACCCCGTCGCGGCGGACGCGCACCGGATGTACGTCGAGCGCGTTCCCGGCTTCGCCGTCGTCGGGACGGCGCGCAGCGGCGGGGACGCGCAGCGGCTGCTGGAGCGGACGCCCGCCGACCTGCTGCTGCTGGACCTCTACCTCCCCGACGGGCACGGCCTCCAGCTCGTACGGGCGCTGCGTGCCGCCGGGAACGGCGCGGATGTGATCGCGGTCACCTCGGCCCGGGACCTCGCGGTGGTCCGGGACGGGGTCTCCCTCGGGGTCGTGCAGTACGTGCTGAAACCGTTCACCTTCTCCACCCTCCGGGACCGCCTCCTCCGGTACGCCGAGTTCCGCGCGACCGCGGGCGAGGCCAGCGGGCAGGACGAGGTGGACCGGGCGCTGGCCGCGCTGCGGTCGCCGCAGCCCGCCGCGATGCCGAAGGGGCTGACCCAGGCCACCCTGCACGCGGTCACCGAGGCGCTGCGCGGCGCGGCGGAGGAGGGCGTCTCGGCCGCGGCGACCGCCGAGACCGTGGGGATCTCCCGGATCACCGCCCGCCGCTATCTGGAGCACCTGGTGGAGGCGGGGCGCGCCGCCCGCGCCCCGCACTACGGGCAGATCGGACGGCCCGAACTGCTGTACCGCTGGCTCAGCGAGCACTAG
- a CDS encoding cation:dicarboxylate symporter family transporter: MAADTTPPASGRTEPDGTKPKKERIHYLYLAVIGAVALGILVGFVAPDTAVELKPIGEGFVNLIKMLISPIIFCTIVLGVGSVRKAAKVGAVGGLALGYFMVMSTVALAIGLVVGNFLEPGSGLHMSHEAAQAGQSQADGASESTADFLLGIIPKTLVSAFTEGEVLQTLFVALLAGFALQAMGKAGEPVLRGIGHIQQLVFKLLSMVMWAAPIGAFGAMAAVVGETGLDALKALAVIMIGFYVTCALFVFLVLGTILRLVAGINIFLLLKYLAREFLLILSTSSSESALPLLIAKMEHAGVSRPVAGITVPTGYSFNLDGTAIYLTMASLFIAEAMGDPLSIGQQISLLVFMIVASKGAAGVTGAGMATLAGGLQSHRPELVDGVGLIVGIDRFMSEARALTNFAGNAVATVLVGTWTKEIDKERMNEVLAGRLPFDAEGFARHGGGHGPADGSEAAEDKSLPERRDGDTAKEHVPA; this comes from the coding sequence GTGGCTGCGGACACCACGCCGCCCGCATCCGGGCGTACGGAACCGGATGGGACGAAGCCGAAGAAAGAAAGGATTCACTACCTCTACCTCGCCGTCATCGGGGCGGTGGCGCTCGGCATCCTCGTGGGCTTCGTGGCCCCCGATACCGCGGTGGAGCTCAAGCCCATCGGCGAAGGCTTCGTCAACCTGATCAAGATGCTGATCTCGCCGATCATCTTCTGCACGATCGTGCTCGGCGTCGGCTCGGTGCGCAAGGCGGCCAAGGTCGGCGCGGTCGGCGGTCTGGCGCTCGGCTACTTCATGGTGATGTCGACCGTGGCCCTCGCGATCGGCCTGGTCGTCGGCAACTTCCTCGAGCCCGGCAGCGGCCTGCACATGAGCCATGAGGCGGCCCAGGCCGGGCAGAGCCAGGCCGACGGCGCCTCCGAGTCGACGGCCGACTTCCTGCTCGGGATCATCCCGAAGACGCTGGTCTCCGCCTTCACCGAGGGCGAGGTGCTGCAGACCCTGTTCGTGGCCCTCCTCGCGGGCTTCGCCCTCCAGGCGATGGGCAAGGCGGGCGAGCCGGTGCTGCGCGGCATAGGCCACATACAGCAGCTCGTCTTCAAGCTGCTGTCGATGGTCATGTGGGCCGCCCCGATCGGGGCCTTCGGCGCGATGGCCGCCGTCGTCGGCGAGACCGGTCTGGACGCGCTCAAGGCGCTCGCGGTCATCATGATCGGCTTCTATGTGACCTGTGCGCTCTTCGTGTTCCTCGTCCTCGGGACGATCCTGCGGCTGGTCGCGGGCATCAACATCTTCCTGCTGCTGAAGTACCTGGCGCGGGAGTTCCTGCTGATCCTGTCGACGTCCTCCTCCGAGTCGGCGCTGCCGCTGCTGATCGCGAAGATGGAGCACGCGGGCGTCAGCAGGCCGGTCGCCGGTATCACCGTCCCCACGGGCTACTCCTTCAACCTCGACGGCACCGCCATCTACCTGACGATGGCCTCGCTGTTCATCGCCGAGGCCATGGGCGACCCGCTCTCCATAGGCCAGCAGATATCCCTCCTCGTCTTCATGATCGTCGCGTCGAAGGGCGCCGCAGGTGTGACCGGCGCGGGCATGGCGACGCTGGCGGGCGGTCTCCAGTCGCACCGGCCCGAACTCGTGGACGGCGTCGGCCTGATCGTCGGCATCGACCGCTTCATGAGCGAGGCCCGCGCCCTCACCAACTTCGCGGGCAACGCGGTCGCGACCGTCCTGGTCGGCACCTGGACCAAGGAGATCGACAAGGAGCGGATGAACGAAGTCCTCGCCGGACGGCTGCCGTTCGACGCGGAGGGCTTCGCCCGCCACGGTGGCGGCCACGGCCCGGCGGACGGCTCCGAGGCGGCCGAGGACAAGTCCCTCCCCGAGCGGCGTGACGGTGACACGGCGAAGGAGCACGTGCCCGCCTGA
- a CDS encoding chitinase, giving the protein MPLSKPTHRRLALAAAIGLLGAGAATAATAQAAPRAAHPAAAPSGLNGPYLYLGWGSPPKATDVMSATGTQQFTMAFMLSDGGCNPKWDGSRALTGGNDQSTINSIRSAGGDVTVSFGGWSGNKLGEKCSSASALAGAYQKVIDAYKLKSIDIDIESTEFENATVRQRVIDALKTVKQKNSGIKVYITFGTTTSGPDSNGKDLVKRGATAGLDVDGWAVMPFDFGQGSIDMAAATKSAVDGLKNTVASAYGLSSDAAYRKVGFSSMNGKTDVAGETISLNNFKDMVSYAKSHHLARVSFWSLNRDRKCGSGTDGDACSGIDQGTYDFTKALAGYNG; this is encoded by the coding sequence ATGCCTCTTTCCAAGCCGACGCACCGCAGACTCGCCCTCGCCGCCGCCATCGGCCTGCTCGGCGCGGGCGCCGCCACGGCGGCCACCGCCCAGGCCGCACCGCGGGCGGCGCACCCCGCCGCCGCCCCCAGCGGGCTCAACGGCCCCTACCTGTACCTGGGTTGGGGCTCCCCGCCCAAGGCCACGGACGTCATGTCGGCCACCGGCACCCAGCAGTTCACGATGGCCTTCATGCTGTCCGACGGCGGCTGCAACCCCAAGTGGGACGGCTCCCGCGCGCTCACCGGCGGCAACGACCAGTCGACGATCAACTCCATCCGCTCGGCGGGCGGCGATGTCACCGTCTCCTTCGGCGGCTGGAGCGGTAACAAGCTGGGCGAGAAGTGCTCCTCCGCGTCCGCGCTCGCCGGGGCGTACCAGAAGGTCATCGACGCGTACAAGCTCAAGTCGATCGACATCGACATCGAGTCGACCGAGTTCGAGAACGCGACGGTCCGCCAGCGGGTGATCGACGCGCTCAAGACGGTCAAGCAGAAGAACAGCGGCATCAAGGTGTACATCACCTTCGGCACCACCACGAGCGGCCCCGACTCCAATGGGAAGGACCTGGTCAAGCGCGGTGCCACCGCCGGGCTCGACGTGGACGGCTGGGCGGTCATGCCGTTCGACTTCGGCCAGGGCTCGATCGACATGGCGGCGGCCACCAAGTCCGCGGTGGACGGCCTGAAGAACACGGTGGCGAGCGCGTACGGCCTCTCCTCCGACGCCGCCTACCGCAAGGTCGGCTTCTCCTCGATGAACGGCAAGACCGATGTCGCGGGCGAGACCATATCCCTGAACAACTTCAAGGACATGGTCTCCTACGCCAAGAGCCACCACCTGGCCCGCGTCAGCTTCTGGTCGCTCAACCGCGACCGCAAGTGCGGCTCCGGCACGGACGGGGACGCGTGCAGCGGTATCGACCAGGGCACGTACGACTTCACGAAGGCGCTCGCGGGCTACAACGGCTGA
- a CDS encoding multifunctional oxoglutarate decarboxylase/oxoglutarate dehydrogenase thiamine pyrophosphate-binding subunit/dihydrolipoyllysine-residue succinyltransferase subunit, which produces MCRRYVIFTRLSYLSGCFSVDGMTQSYELEFGLNEWLVEEQHERYLHDPGSVDQAWRDLFTSSAPATDQGRHDSGTVGDHAVKAVRVAALIHAYRVRGHLMADTDPLTAERGGSHPELDIMAFGLGDEDLERTFVVDGFAGQVTMSLRDVLRVLRESYCGTVGTQYMHIQSAEERRWVQRRIESPHPGADRAEQLQILYRLGAAEALETFLHTKYVGQKRYSLEGGESAIVLLDALLHRSIRTGVREAVIGMAHRGRLNVLANIVGKSYAEIFHEFEDAVDIRSVQGSGDVKYHLGAEGTYRALNGGTIAVSVVANPSHLEIVGPVAQGVVRAKQEMAADGAATFPVLPIVVHGDAAFAGQGVVGETLNMSQLPGYRTGGTVHIVINNQLGFTTSPAYGRTSGYATDAARTIEAPIFHVNGDDPEAVVRIARLAFDYRQAFHKDVVIDLICYRRHGHSEVDDPSITQPAMYDRIVARPSVRKLYAEALIRRGDISERQVEGALRDYRERLEHAFVETQALSAPGRSPARAVPGDTEDTAVAPADAEDTAAPQAPTAITEATARHVIAAQTTPPQDFTVHPRVLPQLRRRAAMLDAGTIDWATAETLAIGSLVLDGVPVRLSGQDSRRGTFGQRHVVLTDRHTGVEYTPLSSLGAPAADFAPYDSMLSELAALAFEYGYSLARPDALVLWEAQFGDFANGAQTVVDEYIASSEQKWGQRSGVTLLLPHGLEGQGPDHSSGRIERFLQLCAQGNMSVAMPSLPGNYFHLLRQQALGARERRRPLVVFTPKSMLRLKAATSTLTELTTGGFRAVLPDETADAARTGRVLVCSGKVFYDLDAHRRSSNPPDTAIVRVERLYPFPERELGAELARFPAGAEVRWVQEEPENQGAWSFVGPRVRRSANRPIGCVSRPPAPAPAVGSARRHAAEQKELVASAFR; this is translated from the coding sequence ATGTGCCGCCGCTATGTCATATTCACCCGTCTTTCTTATCTTTCCGGCTGTTTTAGCGTGGATGGCATGACACAGTCGTACGAGCTGGAATTCGGCCTCAACGAGTGGCTTGTCGAGGAGCAGCACGAGCGGTATCTCCATGACCCGGGCTCGGTCGACCAGGCGTGGCGGGACCTCTTCACCTCCTCCGCCCCCGCGACCGACCAAGGGCGTCACGACTCCGGCACGGTGGGTGACCACGCGGTGAAGGCGGTCCGCGTCGCGGCGCTCATCCACGCGTATCGCGTGCGCGGACATCTGATGGCCGACACCGATCCGCTCACAGCGGAGCGCGGGGGCTCGCATCCGGAGCTCGACATCATGGCGTTCGGACTCGGCGACGAGGATCTGGAGCGGACGTTCGTGGTCGACGGCTTCGCCGGGCAGGTCACCATGTCCCTTCGCGACGTGCTGCGGGTCCTGCGGGAGTCCTACTGCGGGACCGTCGGCACCCAGTACATGCACATCCAGAGCGCCGAGGAGCGTCGCTGGGTCCAGCGGCGGATCGAATCGCCGCACCCCGGGGCGGACCGCGCCGAACAATTGCAGATCCTCTACCGGCTGGGCGCGGCGGAGGCCCTGGAGACGTTCCTGCACACCAAATACGTCGGCCAGAAACGGTATTCGCTCGAAGGCGGCGAGTCCGCGATCGTGCTGCTGGACGCCCTGCTGCACCGCTCCATCAGGACCGGGGTGAGGGAAGCCGTCATCGGTATGGCACACCGCGGCCGGCTCAACGTGCTCGCCAACATCGTCGGCAAGTCCTACGCGGAGATATTCCACGAGTTCGAGGACGCGGTGGACATCCGGTCGGTCCAGGGATCCGGGGATGTGAAGTACCACCTCGGCGCGGAGGGAACCTATCGCGCCCTGAACGGCGGCACCATCGCCGTCTCCGTCGTGGCGAACCCCTCGCATCTGGAGATCGTGGGGCCGGTGGCCCAGGGAGTGGTCCGCGCCAAGCAGGAGATGGCCGCGGACGGTGCCGCCACCTTCCCCGTGCTGCCCATCGTCGTCCACGGGGATGCCGCGTTCGCCGGTCAGGGTGTGGTCGGCGAGACACTGAACATGTCACAGCTGCCCGGCTACCGCACCGGGGGGACGGTGCACATCGTCATCAACAACCAACTCGGCTTCACGACCTCACCCGCCTACGGCCGTACGAGCGGCTACGCCACCGATGCGGCACGGACCATCGAAGCCCCGATCTTCCACGTCAACGGGGACGACCCCGAGGCCGTCGTCCGCATCGCACGGCTGGCCTTCGACTACCGCCAGGCGTTCCACAAGGACGTGGTCATCGATCTGATCTGCTACCGGCGCCACGGTCACAGCGAGGTCGACGATCCGTCCATCACGCAGCCGGCGATGTACGACCGCATCGTCGCCAGGCCTTCGGTGCGCAAGCTGTACGCCGAGGCGCTGATCCGCCGGGGAGACATCAGCGAACGGCAGGTGGAAGGCGCCCTGCGGGACTACCGGGAACGCCTCGAGCATGCCTTCGTCGAAACCCAGGCCCTGTCGGCCCCCGGCCGCTCCCCGGCACGGGCCGTCCCCGGGGACACCGAGGACACGGCCGTCGCTCCCGCGGATGCCGAGGACACGGCCGCCCCTCAAGCGCCCACCGCGATCACCGAGGCGACCGCCCGGCACGTGATCGCGGCCCAGACCACTCCGCCGCAGGACTTCACCGTGCACCCGCGCGTACTGCCGCAGCTGCGCCGACGTGCCGCGATGCTGGACGCGGGAACGATCGACTGGGCCACCGCGGAAACCCTCGCCATCGGCTCCCTGGTGCTGGACGGGGTTCCGGTACGGCTGTCCGGGCAGGACTCCCGCCGGGGCACGTTCGGGCAGCGGCACGTCGTGCTCACCGACCGGCACACCGGCGTCGAGTACACACCGCTGAGCTCCCTCGGCGCCCCGGCCGCTGACTTCGCGCCCTACGACTCGATGCTGTCCGAACTGGCGGCGCTGGCCTTCGAGTACGGCTACTCCCTGGCGCGGCCCGACGCCCTGGTGCTGTGGGAGGCGCAGTTCGGCGACTTCGCCAACGGCGCCCAGACCGTCGTCGACGAGTACATCGCGTCATCAGAACAGAAATGGGGGCAGCGCTCCGGGGTGACGCTGCTGCTGCCGCACGGCCTGGAGGGCCAGGGACCGGACCACTCCTCCGGCCGGATCGAGCGGTTCCTCCAACTGTGCGCGCAGGGGAACATGAGCGTCGCCATGCCGTCCCTGCCCGGCAACTACTTCCACCTGCTCAGGCAGCAAGCGCTCGGTGCGCGCGAACGCAGAAGGCCACTGGTCGTGTTCACTCCGAAGTCGATGCTGCGGCTGAAGGCGGCCACCTCCACGCTGACGGAGCTCACCACGGGCGGGTTCCGCGCGGTCCTGCCGGACGAGACGGCCGACGCCGCCCGCACCGGGCGGGTACTGGTGTGCTCGGGCAAGGTCTTCTACGACCTGGACGCCCACCGGCGAAGCTCGAACCCGCCGGACACCGCGATCGTCCGCGTGGAGCGTCTCTACCCGTTCCCGGAGCGGGAGCTCGGCGCGGAACTCGCCCGTTTCCCCGCCGGTGCCGAGGTGCGGTGGGTGCAGGAGGAGCCGGAGAACCAAGGCGCCTGGTCCTTCGTGGGGCCGCGGGTGCGGCGGTCGGCGAACCGTCCCATCGGATGCGTCAGCCGACCCCCGGCGCCGGCCCCGGCCGTGGGCTCCGCCCGGCGGCACGCCGCCGAGCAGAAGGAACTTGTGGCATCCGCTTTCCGCTGA